Proteins from a genomic interval of Pseudomonas silesiensis:
- a CDS encoding OprD family porin, with product MTPSTAQYFFPSLIAIALTGAALPAAAEESGFVEGAKVNLNLRNFYINRNFTNPTRAQGKAEEWTQSFILDARSGFTQGIVGFGMDVLGLYSVKLDGGKGTGGTQLLPLDSDGRPADNFGRTNVAFKAKLSQTEVKVGEWMPVLPILRSDDGRSLPQTFRGGQITSKEINGLTLYGGQFRANSPRDDSSMSDMSMTGQAAFTSDRFNFQGGEYLFNDKRTQVGLWNAELKDIYSQQYLNVTHSQPIGDWTLGANLGFFYGKDDGSARAGELDNKTWSGLFSAKYGGHTFYVGLQKLTGDNAWMRVNGTSGGTLANDSYNASYDNAKEKSWQLRHDYNFVALGVPGLTLMNRYISGDNVHTGTVTDGKEWGRESELAYTLQSGTFKDLNVKWRNSTIRRDFSNNEFDENRLIVSYPINLL from the coding sequence ATGACGCCTTCCACTGCGCAGTATTTTTTCCCCAGCCTGATCGCCATCGCGCTGACCGGTGCGGCGCTGCCCGCCGCAGCCGAGGAATCGGGTTTTGTCGAAGGGGCCAAGGTCAACCTGAACCTGCGCAACTTCTACATCAACCGCAACTTCACCAACCCGACCCGGGCGCAGGGCAAGGCTGAAGAGTGGACGCAAAGCTTCATCCTCGATGCCAGGTCCGGGTTCACCCAGGGCATCGTCGGGTTCGGCATGGATGTGCTGGGGCTGTACTCGGTGAAACTCGACGGCGGTAAAGGTACCGGTGGCACACAATTACTGCCGCTGGACAGCGACGGTCGCCCGGCGGACAACTTCGGGCGCACCAACGTGGCGTTCAAGGCCAAGCTGTCCCAGACCGAAGTGAAGGTCGGCGAATGGATGCCGGTGCTGCCGATCCTGCGTTCCGACGACGGGCGTTCCCTGCCGCAAACCTTCCGTGGCGGGCAGATCACTTCGAAGGAAATCAACGGCCTGACGCTCTACGGCGGCCAGTTCCGCGCCAACAGCCCCCGGGACGACAGCAGCATGAGCGACATGTCGATGACCGGCCAGGCTGCGTTCACCTCCGACCGTTTCAATTTCCAGGGCGGCGAATACCTGTTCAACGACAAGCGCACCCAGGTCGGCCTGTGGAACGCCGAACTCAAGGACATCTACAGCCAGCAATACCTGAATGTGACCCACAGCCAGCCCATCGGCGACTGGACCCTGGGCGCCAACCTCGGCTTCTTCTACGGCAAGGATGACGGCAGTGCCCGGGCCGGCGAACTGGACAACAAGACCTGGTCTGGGCTGTTCTCCGCCAAGTACGGCGGCCACACCTTCTACGTCGGCCTGCAAAAGCTCACCGGCGACAATGCCTGGATGCGGGTCAACGGTACCAGCGGCGGCACCCTGGCCAACGACAGTTATAACGCGAGCTATGACAACGCCAAGGAGAAGTCCTGGCAACTGCGCCACGACTACAACTTCGTCGCGCTCGGCGTGCCGGGCCTGACCCTGATGAACCGCTACATCAGTGGTGACAATGTGCACACCGGTACCGTTACCGATGGCAAGGAATGGGGGCGCGAATCAGAACTGGCGTACACCCTGCAAAGCGGAACGTTCAAGGACTTGAACGTCAAATGGCGCAACTCGACCATTCGCCGGGATTTCAGCAATAACGAGTTCGACGAGAACCGGTTGATCGTCAGCTATCCGATCAACCTGCTCTAG
- the emhC gene encoding efflux RND transporter outer membrane subunit EmhC produces the protein MSKSLLSIAIAALVLSGCSLIPDYQRPEAPVAGQYPQGPAYSPAQAPAQAAAEQGWKQFFHDPALQQLIQVALENNRDLRVAALNIDAFAAQYRIQRADLFPAVSANGTGSRQRVPARASQTGEAGITSSYSATVGISAYELDLFGRVRSLSEEALQQYFATEEGRRSTQISLVASVANAYLTWQADKELRKLTQDTLGAFEESLKLTARSNEVGVASALDLAQSRTSVENARAQLARYTRQVAQDENSLVLLLGTAIPANLPTAKPLSDELLSDVPPGLPSDLLQRRPDILQAEYNLKAANANIGAARAAFFPSISLTANAGSLSPDLSGLFKGGSGTWLFQPQINLPIFNAGSLRASLDYSKIQKDIGVANYEKSIQTAFQEVADGLAARQTYTDQLQAQRDFVSANQDYYRLAERRYRIGVDSNLTFLDAQRQLFSAQQALITDRLAQLTSAVNLYKALGGGWNEQTARVEPQKEEAPKMKLF, from the coding sequence ATGAGCAAGTCGCTACTCTCCATCGCAATCGCCGCCCTCGTGCTGAGCGGTTGCTCACTGATACCGGATTATCAGCGGCCGGAAGCGCCGGTGGCCGGCCAGTATCCACAGGGCCCGGCGTACTCGCCGGCCCAGGCGCCGGCCCAGGCCGCCGCCGAACAGGGCTGGAAGCAGTTTTTCCATGACCCGGCCCTGCAGCAACTGATCCAGGTCGCCCTGGAAAACAACCGCGACCTGCGGGTCGCGGCGTTGAATATCGATGCCTTCGCGGCGCAGTACCGCATCCAGCGTGCTGATCTGTTCCCGGCGGTGTCGGCCAATGGCACCGGCAGCCGGCAGCGGGTCCCGGCACGGGCCTCGCAGACCGGCGAAGCGGGCATCACCAGTTCCTACTCGGCCACGGTCGGCATCAGCGCTTATGAACTGGACCTGTTCGGTCGGGTTCGCAGCCTGAGCGAAGAAGCCCTGCAGCAGTACTTCGCTACCGAAGAAGGCCGCCGCAGCACGCAGATCAGTCTGGTGGCCAGCGTGGCCAATGCCTACCTGACCTGGCAGGCGGACAAAGAGCTGCGCAAGCTGACCCAGGACACCCTCGGTGCGTTCGAGGAGAGCCTGAAGCTCACCGCCCGCAGCAACGAAGTCGGTGTAGCCTCGGCCCTGGACCTGGCCCAGTCGCGGACCTCGGTGGAAAACGCCCGGGCGCAACTGGCTCGCTACACCCGCCAGGTCGCGCAGGATGAAAACAGCCTGGTGTTGCTGCTCGGCACCGCTATCCCGGCCAATCTGCCAACCGCCAAGCCGCTGTCCGACGAACTGCTGAGCGACGTTCCGCCCGGCCTGCCGTCGGACTTGCTACAACGGCGTCCGGACATCCTCCAGGCCGAATACAACCTCAAGGCGGCCAATGCCAACATCGGCGCGGCCCGGGCGGCATTCTTCCCGAGCATCAGCCTGACAGCCAATGCCGGTTCCCTGAGCCCGGACCTGTCCGGCCTGTTCAAGGGCGGTTCGGGCACCTGGCTGTTCCAGCCCCAGATCAACCTGCCGATCTTCAACGCCGGCAGCCTGCGCGCCAGCCTGGATTACTCGAAAATCCAGAAAGACATCGGCGTGGCGAACTACGAGAAGTCCATTCAAACGGCCTTCCAGGAAGTCGCCGATGGCCTGGCCGCGCGACAGACCTACACCGATCAATTGCAGGCCCAGCGTGATTTCGTCAGCGCCAACCAGGACTACTACCGTCTGGCCGAGCGTCGTTATCGCATTGGTGTCGACAGCAACCTGACCTTCCTCGATGCCCAGCGCCAGCTGTTCAGTGCCCAACAGGCGCTGATCACCGACCGTCTGGCGCAGCTGACCAGTGCGGTTAATTTGTACAAGGCACTGGGCGGTGGCTGGAATGAGCAGACCGCCAGGGTCGAGCCGCAGAAAGAAGAAGCGCCGAAGATGAAGTTGTTTTAA
- the emhB gene encoding efflux RND transporter permease subunit EmhB, producing the protein MSKFFIDRPIFAWVIALVIMLVGALSILKLPINQYPSIAPPAIAIQVTYPGASAQTVQDTVVQVIEQQLNGIDNLRYVSSESNSDGSMTITATFEQGTNSDTAQVQVQNKLNLATPLLPQEVQQQGIRVTKAVKNFLMVIGVVSRDGSMTKDDLSNYIVSNMQDPISRTAGVGDFQVFGAQYAMRIWLDPAKLNNFNLTPVDVKTAIAAQNVQVSSGQLGGLPAVAGQQLNATIIGKTRLQTAEQFKAILLKVNKDGSQVRVGDVADVGLGGENYAISAQFNGSPASGLAVKLANGANALDTAKALRKTIETLKPFFPQGMEVVFPYDTTPVVTESIKGVVETLVEAVVLVFLVMFLFLQNFRATVITTMTVPVVLLGTFGILAAFGFSINTLTMFGMVLAIGLLVDDAIVVVENVERVMSEEGLSPKEATKKSMGQIQGALVGIALVLSAVLLPMAFFSGSTGVIYKQFSITIVSAMALSVLVALIFTPALCATMLKPIPKGEHGTPKRGFFGWFNRNFDRSVRSYERGVGNMLSNKAPYLLAYLIILVGMIWLFTRIPTAFLPEEDQGVLFAQVQTPAGSTAQRTQVVVDEMREFLLRPSKDGGEGDAVASVFTVTGFNFAGRGQSSGMAFIMLKPWDERNADNSVFKLAARAQQHFFTFRDAMVFAFAPPAVLELGNATGFDVFLQDRAGIGHDKLMEARNQFLGMAAQSKVLSQVRPNGLNDEPQYQLEIDDEKASALGVTLTDINNTLSIALGSSYVNDFIDRGRVKKVYLQGEPNARMSPEDVKKWYVRNSAGTMVPFSAFAKGEWIYGAPKLSRYNGVEAMEILGAPAPGYSTGEAMAEVEALARKLPAGVGISWTGLSYEERLSGSQAPALYALSLLMVFLCLAALYESWSIPIAVMLVVPLGIIGALMATSLRGLSNDVYFQVGLLTTIGLAAKNAILIVEFAKELHEQGRSLRDAAIEACRMRLRPIVMTSLAFVLGVVPLAISTGAGSGSQHAIGTGVIGGMLTATILAIFWVPLFFVTVSAMGQRKTADQDDALEPSKEAG; encoded by the coding sequence ATGTCGAAATTTTTTATCGACCGTCCGATTTTCGCCTGGGTAATTGCCCTGGTGATCATGCTGGTCGGGGCACTCTCGATCCTCAAACTTCCGATCAACCAATACCCGAGCATTGCGCCTCCGGCCATTGCGATCCAGGTGACCTACCCGGGCGCGTCCGCACAAACCGTGCAGGACACCGTGGTGCAGGTGATCGAACAACAGCTCAACGGTATCGATAACCTGCGTTATGTCTCCTCGGAAAGTAACTCCGACGGCAGCATGACCATTACCGCGACCTTCGAGCAGGGCACCAACTCCGATACCGCGCAGGTTCAGGTCCAGAACAAACTGAACCTGGCCACCCCGCTGCTGCCGCAAGAAGTGCAGCAACAGGGGATCCGCGTGACCAAGGCAGTGAAAAACTTCCTGATGGTGATCGGCGTGGTGTCCCGTGACGGCAGCATGACCAAGGACGACCTGTCCAACTACATCGTGTCGAACATGCAGGATCCGATCTCGCGGACCGCCGGTGTCGGTGACTTCCAGGTCTTCGGTGCCCAGTACGCGATGCGGATCTGGCTCGACCCGGCCAAGCTCAACAACTTCAACCTGACGCCGGTGGACGTGAAGACCGCCATCGCGGCGCAGAACGTCCAGGTGTCGTCCGGTCAACTCGGCGGTTTGCCAGCGGTCGCCGGCCAACAGCTGAACGCGACGATCATCGGCAAGACCCGCCTGCAGACTGCCGAGCAGTTCAAGGCGATCCTGCTCAAGGTCAACAAGGACGGCTCGCAAGTGCGCGTCGGCGACGTCGCGGATGTCGGCCTGGGCGGCGAGAACTATGCGATCAGTGCCCAGTTCAACGGCAGCCCGGCCTCCGGTCTGGCGGTGAAACTGGCCAACGGTGCCAACGCCCTCGACACGGCCAAAGCCCTGCGCAAGACCATCGAGACACTCAAGCCGTTCTTCCCGCAAGGCATGGAAGTGGTGTTCCCGTACGACACCACGCCGGTGGTGACCGAGTCGATCAAGGGCGTGGTTGAAACCCTGGTCGAAGCGGTCGTGCTGGTGTTCCTGGTGATGTTCCTGTTCCTGCAGAACTTCCGCGCCACCGTCATCACCACGATGACGGTCCCGGTGGTGTTGCTGGGTACCTTCGGCATCCTTGCGGCATTTGGCTTCAGCATCAACACCCTGACCATGTTCGGCATGGTGTTGGCCATCGGCTTGCTGGTGGACGACGCCATCGTCGTGGTGGAAAACGTCGAACGGGTCATGAGCGAAGAAGGCCTGTCACCCAAGGAGGCCACCAAGAAATCCATGGGGCAGATCCAGGGTGCACTGGTCGGTATTGCCCTGGTGCTGTCGGCGGTATTACTGCCGATGGCGTTCTTCAGTGGCTCTACCGGTGTGATCTACAAGCAGTTCTCGATCACCATCGTTTCCGCCATGGCGCTGTCGGTACTGGTTGCGCTGATCTTCACCCCGGCCTTGTGCGCCACCATGCTCAAGCCGATTCCGAAAGGCGAACACGGCACGCCGAAACGCGGCTTCTTCGGCTGGTTCAACCGCAATTTCGACCGTAGTGTCAGAAGCTATGAGCGTGGCGTGGGCAATATGCTCTCGAACAAGGCGCCCTACCTGCTGGCCTACCTCATCATCCTGGTCGGCATGATCTGGCTGTTCACCCGTATTCCAACGGCGTTCCTGCCGGAAGAAGACCAAGGCGTATTGTTCGCCCAGGTGCAAACCCCGGCCGGCTCCACTGCACAGCGCACGCAGGTGGTGGTGGACGAAATGCGTGAGTTCCTGCTGCGTCCCTCCAAGGACGGCGGTGAAGGTGACGCGGTGGCCTCGGTGTTTACCGTGACCGGTTTCAACTTTGCCGGCCGTGGCCAGAGCTCGGGCATGGCGTTCATCATGCTCAAACCCTGGGACGAGCGTAACGCCGACAACAGCGTATTCAAACTCGCGGCACGGGCCCAGCAGCACTTCTTCACCTTCCGTGATGCCATGGTGTTTGCTTTCGCCCCACCGGCGGTTCTGGAACTGGGTAACGCCACCGGTTTCGACGTGTTCCTGCAGGACCGCGCCGGTATCGGTCACGACAAGCTGATGGAAGCGCGCAACCAGTTCCTCGGCATGGCGGCGCAAAGCAAGGTCCTCTCGCAAGTGCGTCCCAACGGTCTGAACGACGAGCCGCAATACCAGCTGGAAATCGATGACGAGAAGGCCAGCGCCCTGGGCGTGACCCTCACCGACATCAACAACACCCTGTCGATTGCCCTGGGCAGTAGCTATGTGAACGACTTCATCGACCGCGGTCGGGTGAAGAAGGTCTATTTGCAAGGCGAGCCAAATGCGCGCATGAGTCCCGAGGACGTGAAGAAGTGGTATGTGCGCAACAGCGCCGGGACCATGGTGCCGTTCTCGGCCTTCGCCAAAGGTGAGTGGATTTACGGCGCGCCGAAGCTGTCGCGTTACAACGGCGTGGAAGCGATGGAAATTCTCGGTGCTCCGGCGCCCGGGTATTCCACCGGTGAAGCCATGGCCGAAGTCGAAGCCCTGGCCAGGAAACTGCCGGCCGGTGTCGGTATTTCCTGGACCGGTCTGTCGTATGAGGAACGTCTGTCCGGCTCGCAAGCGCCCGCGCTGTATGCGTTGTCGCTGCTGATGGTGTTCCTGTGCCTGGCCGCGCTGTACGAAAGCTGGTCGATCCCGATCGCGGTGATGCTGGTGGTGCCGTTGGGCATCATCGGGGCGCTGATGGCGACCAGCCTGCGCGGCCTGTCCAACGACGTGTACTTCCAGGTGGGCCTGTTGACGACCATCGGGCTGGCGGCGAAAAACGCCATCCTGATCGTCGAATTCGCCAAGGAACTGCATGAACAGGGGCGCAGCCTGCGCGATGCCGCGATCGAAGCCTGCCGGATGCGTTTGCGACCGATCGTCATGACCTCGCTCGCCTTCGTCCTTGGTGTGGTACCACTGGCCATTTCCACGGGCGCAGGCTCTGGTAGCCAACATGCGATCGGTACCGGGGTGATTGGCGGTATGCTCACCGCCACGATCCTGGCGATCTTCTGGGTCCCACTGTTTTTCGTCACCGTGTCGGCCATGGGGCAGCGCAAAACCGCTGACCAGGATGACGCACTTGAACCTTCTAAAGAGGCTGGCTAA
- a CDS encoding efflux RND transporter periplasmic adaptor subunit — translation MQFKPAVTALVTAVALATLLGGCKKEEAAPAAPPPQVGVVTLQPQAFTLTSELPGRTSAFRIAEVRPQVNGIILKRLFKEGGDVKAGQQLYQIDPAVYEATLKSAQANLQQTKSISDRYQQLVKEQAVSRQEYDTALANRLQAEATMQSAQINVRYTKVYAPISGRIGRSTVTEGALVTSGQAEAMAVIHQLDPIYVDVTQSSVELLQLRRELESGRLQKAGDTAAMVKLTLEDGSEYKQSGKLEFSEVSVDQTTGSVTLRAVFPNPDHTLLPGMFVHAQLQSGVNSAAILAPQQGVTRDLKGSPTALVVGPDNKVELRQLKASRTVGSQWLIEDGLKAGDRLITEGLQYVKPGIEVKASEATNVGAKNPAPAQVADKAAGGKGE, via the coding sequence ATGCAATTCAAGCCAGCTGTTACCGCTCTGGTCACCGCCGTCGCCTTGGCCACACTGCTTGGCGGATGCAAAAAGGAAGAGGCCGCGCCTGCAGCACCGCCCCCTCAGGTCGGCGTCGTCACCTTGCAACCACAAGCCTTCACCCTGACCTCCGAGCTCCCGGGCCGCACCAGCGCGTTCCGCATCGCCGAGGTTCGCCCTCAGGTCAACGGCATCATTCTCAAGCGCCTGTTCAAGGAAGGCGGCGACGTCAAGGCCGGTCAGCAGCTGTATCAGATCGATCCGGCCGTTTATGAAGCCACCCTGAAAAGCGCCCAGGCCAATCTGCAACAGACCAAGTCGATCTCCGATCGCTACCAGCAACTGGTCAAGGAGCAGGCTGTCAGCCGCCAGGAATACGACACGGCCCTGGCTAACCGGCTGCAAGCGGAAGCGACCATGCAAAGCGCGCAGATCAATGTGCGCTACACCAAGGTGTACGCGCCGATCTCCGGCCGTATCGGCCGTTCTACGGTGACCGAAGGCGCGCTGGTGACCAGCGGCCAGGCCGAAGCCATGGCCGTGATTCACCAGCTCGACCCGATCTACGTCGACGTGACCCAGTCCTCCGTGGAGCTGCTTCAACTGCGCCGCGAACTGGAAAGCGGTCGCCTGCAAAAAGCTGGCGACACTGCCGCCATGGTCAAGCTGACCCTGGAAGATGGCAGCGAATACAAACAATCGGGCAAGCTCGAGTTCTCCGAAGTCTCGGTGGACCAGACCACCGGTTCCGTGACCTTGCGTGCGGTGTTCCCTAACCCTGATCACACCTTGCTGCCAGGCATGTTTGTTCACGCCCAGCTGCAATCGGGCGTGAACAGCGCGGCGATCCTCGCACCGCAACAAGGTGTGACCCGCGACCTCAAAGGCAGCCCGACCGCATTGGTCGTCGGCCCGGACAACAAGGTTGAATTGCGTCAGCTCAAGGCCAGCCGCACCGTGGGCAGCCAATGGCTGATCGAAGATGGCTTGAAGGCCGGCGATCGACTGATCACCGAAGGGCTGCAATACGTCAAACCTGGCATTGAAGTCAAAGCCAGTGAAGCGACTAACGTTGGCGCAAAGAACCCGGCCCCCGCACAGGTAGCTGACAAGGCTGCCGGCGGCAAAGGGGAGTAG
- the emhR gene encoding efflux system transcriptional repressor EmhR, which yields MVRRTKEEAQETRSQILEAAEKAFFERGVARTTLADIATLAGVTRGAIYWHFSNKADLVQAMLDTLHEPLDEMATASESADEPDPLGCMRKLLIHLFHQVALDPKTRRINEILFHKCEFTDEMCDLRQQRRSASLDCNGRIALALSNAVNRGQLPENLDTARAAISLHAYIDGILYQWLLAPDSFELHAEAERWADTGLDMLRLSPSLCK from the coding sequence ATGGTCCGTCGTACCAAAGAGGAAGCTCAAGAAACCCGTAGCCAGATACTCGAAGCGGCCGAAAAAGCCTTTTTCGAGCGGGGCGTGGCGCGCACGACACTGGCGGACATCGCGACCCTGGCCGGCGTCACGCGCGGGGCCATCTATTGGCATTTCAGCAACAAGGCGGACCTGGTGCAGGCCATGCTCGACACCCTGCATGAGCCGCTGGATGAAATGGCCACGGCCAGCGAAAGCGCAGATGAACCTGACCCGCTGGGTTGCATGCGCAAGCTGCTGATTCATTTGTTTCATCAAGTTGCCCTGGACCCGAAAACCCGGCGCATCAATGAGATTCTGTTTCATAAGTGCGAATTCACCGATGAAATGTGCGATCTGCGCCAGCAGCGTCGCTCGGCCAGTCTCGATTGCAACGGGCGAATCGCCCTGGCCCTGAGTAATGCAGTGAATCGCGGACAGTTGCCGGAAAACCTCGACACCGCCCGCGCCGCCATCAGCCTGCATGCGTACATCGATGGCATCCTGTACCAGTGGCTGTTGGCCCCCGACAGTTTTGAACTGCACGCCGAAGCCGAGCGTTGGGCCGATACAGGGTTGGATATGCTGCGCCTGAGCCCGAGTCTGTGCAAATAA
- a CDS encoding GNAT family N-acetyltransferase: protein MTARLVPYESLNALQRRQVEAIEVHKEQIRFSGDIHGALHSLLSKPGPGVKGFALLAEDIPVAFLLLKRPPVLPAWADEHSATLHALQVDQRAQGKGYGKACLQALPEVARQAWPEIKGLELSVDADNVSAIALYAKFGWVDSGEAYKGRIGYERRMGLMF from the coding sequence GTGACAGCCAGACTCGTGCCTTACGAAAGCCTGAACGCGCTCCAGCGTCGGCAGGTCGAGGCCATTGAAGTGCATAAAGAACAAATCAGGTTCTCTGGTGACATCCACGGTGCGTTGCACAGCTTGTTGTCAAAGCCCGGCCCCGGGGTCAAGGGATTTGCCCTGCTGGCCGAGGACATTCCCGTGGCCTTTCTGCTGCTCAAACGCCCGCCGGTGCTGCCCGCCTGGGCCGACGAACACAGTGCGACCCTGCATGCATTGCAAGTGGATCAACGCGCTCAGGGCAAAGGCTATGGCAAGGCCTGCCTGCAGGCGTTGCCCGAGGTGGCGCGCCAGGCCTGGCCAGAGATCAAGGGGCTGGAATTGTCAGTGGATGCCGACAACGTGTCGGCCATCGCGCTTTACGCAAAATTCGGCTGGGTCGACAGCGGTGAGGCCTATAAGGGCCGGATAGGTTACGAGCGGCGGATGGGGCTGATGTTCTGA
- a CDS encoding YybH family protein gives MNATHEIQTLIDTYRQAVIAKDVEKIMALYADDIVSYDAVKALQFRGKAAYRAHWLECMEMCQGPHTFDFDQMNIVADEHIAFAHWLAHCGGTNEKGETQACWMRVTACYRREAGQWRIVHEHWSAPFDMMSGTALFNLEP, from the coding sequence ATGAACGCTACCCACGAGATCCAGACCCTGATCGACACCTATCGCCAGGCGGTCATCGCCAAGGATGTGGAGAAAATCATGGCCTTGTATGCCGACGACATCGTCTCCTACGACGCCGTCAAGGCCCTGCAATTCCGGGGCAAGGCCGCCTACCGCGCGCATTGGCTGGAATGCATGGAAATGTGCCAGGGCCCGCACACCTTTGACTTCGACCAGATGAACATCGTGGCGGACGAGCACATCGCCTTTGCCCACTGGCTGGCCCATTGCGGGGGCACCAATGAAAAGGGTGAAACCCAGGCCTGCTGGATGCGCGTGACCGCCTGTTATCGGCGCGAGGCCGGACAATGGCGCATCGTCCACGAACACTGGTCGGCCCCGTTCGACATGATGAGCGGCACGGCGCTGTTCAATCTGGAACCTTGA
- a CDS encoding YciI family protein, giving the protein MKYLCLVYSNELELHSLPDSPKDAECMAYAESIQGSGRMLAAEALESVQTATTVRMRNGKMSITDGPFAETKEQLAGFYLIDAKDLNEALQVAGHIPAARVGCVEVRPVRQLNP; this is encoded by the coding sequence ATGAAATACCTATGCCTGGTCTACAGCAACGAGCTCGAGTTGCATTCGCTGCCCGACAGCCCGAAAGACGCCGAATGCATGGCCTACGCCGAGTCGATCCAGGGCAGTGGCCGGATGCTCGCGGCCGAAGCACTGGAGTCGGTGCAGACCGCGACCACGGTGCGCATGCGCAACGGGAAAATGTCGATCACCGACGGCCCGTTTGCCGAAACCAAGGAACAGTTGGCCGGCTTCTACCTGATCGATGCCAAGGACCTCAATGAAGCGCTCCAGGTCGCCGGCCACATCCCGGCGGCCCGGGTGGGCTGTGTCGAGGTGCGCCCCGTTCGCCAGTTGAACCCCTGA
- a CDS encoding RNA polymerase sigma factor codes for MPDVAVTARVEQVYREESRRILATLIRLLGDFDLAEEALHEAFFVAVERWQRDGVPDNPRAWLVSTGRFKAIDVLRRRARFNASRPLLIAQLEALEQADWSDEDVEDDRLRLIFTCCHPALAADAQVPLTLREVCDLTTEEIARAFLSTPPTIAQRIVRAKAKIRDANIPYQVPTLAELPERLDSVLRVIYLVFNEGYSASVGAELTREELTREAIRLGRLLVELLPEPEVMGLLALMLLHEARRLARTSASGELIVLDEQDRSLWDAGMIAEGCALVARALKTRRFGPYCLQAAIAAVHAEAAKAGETDWPQIVGLYDVLVQAMPSPVIELNRAAALAKRDGPLAGLILIEGILQRGELLDYHLAHSARAEFCRQLGRVDEARAAYERALELTQQVPERRFIEGRLKGLE; via the coding sequence ATGCCTGATGTCGCGGTGACGGCTCGGGTCGAACAGGTCTACCGTGAGGAGTCGCGGCGGATCCTGGCGACCCTGATCCGGCTGCTCGGCGATTTCGATTTGGCCGAAGAGGCCTTGCACGAGGCGTTTTTCGTCGCGGTCGAGCGCTGGCAGCGTGACGGTGTGCCGGACAATCCGCGGGCCTGGCTGGTGTCTACCGGGCGCTTCAAGGCCATTGATGTGTTGCGTCGGCGCGCGCGCTTCAACGCGTCCCGGCCATTGTTGATCGCGCAACTGGAGGCGCTGGAGCAGGCCGACTGGAGTGACGAAGACGTGGAAGACGACCGCCTGCGCCTGATCTTTACCTGCTGTCACCCGGCACTGGCGGCGGACGCGCAGGTGCCGTTGACCCTGCGGGAAGTCTGCGACCTGACCACCGAAGAAATCGCCCGGGCCTTCCTCTCGACACCGCCCACCATTGCCCAGCGCATCGTGCGCGCCAAAGCGAAAATCCGTGACGCGAACATTCCCTATCAAGTGCCGACCCTGGCGGAATTGCCCGAACGCCTCGACAGCGTGCTGCGGGTGATTTACCTGGTGTTCAACGAAGGCTACTCGGCGTCCGTCGGCGCCGAATTGACCCGTGAGGAGTTGACCCGCGAAGCGATCCGGCTCGGCCGGTTGCTGGTCGAATTGCTGCCGGAACCGGAGGTGATGGGCCTGCTGGCGTTGATGCTGTTGCACGAGGCGCGGCGCCTGGCCCGGACATCGGCCAGTGGCGAGCTGATTGTGCTGGATGAGCAGGATCGTTCGTTGTGGGATGCCGGGATGATCGCCGAAGGTTGCGCGCTGGTGGCGCGGGCACTGAAGACCCGGCGTTTCGGACCTTATTGCCTGCAGGCGGCGATTGCGGCGGTGCATGCCGAGGCAGCGAAGGCGGGGGAGACGGACTGGCCGCAGATTGTCGGTCTGTATGACGTACTGGTGCAGGCCATGCCTTCACCGGTGATCGAACTGAACCGGGCTGCGGCACTGGCCAAGCGGGATGGACCGTTGGCGGGGTTGATCTTGATCGAAGGGATTCTGCAGCGCGGTGAGTTGCTGGATTACCACTTGGCGCATTCGGCGCGGGCGGAGTTTTGTCGGCAGTTGGGGCGGGTGGATGAAGCGCGGGCGGCGTATGAGCGGGCGCTTGAGTTGACGCAACAGGTGCCGGAGCGGCGGTTTATCGAGGGGCGGCTCAAGGGGTTGGAGTGA